One genomic segment of Buchnera aphidicola (Anoecia oenotherae) includes these proteins:
- the polA gene encoding DNA polymerase I, with protein sequence MKNIHQRSLILVDGTSCLYRAYYAFPFFFNSKGKPSGAIYGVLNIIRSLFLNYNPYTMIIVFDSSRKNFRKKLYKKYKKNRLSMPENLKLQINPLYQVIEYLGIPLIIESNVEADDVIGTLSKIAEQENFSVLISSNDKDMAQLVNKNISIIDNSKKCVLGPKEIKKKYGVKAEYINHFLALTGDVSDNIPGVSGIGKKTALVLINKFKSIKNIYKNLKKIQELPLRGKIRIQKNLKKYQKIAFLSLKLTTIKLNVYLKDKIENMVLLKPKIKLLLHFFNYYEFSYLHKFFLENKWFVPNNHNCIVKKKENYEKYEKNYFNNMILDKKKFEMWLSKFKENKKFSFFFDLNYINETVFDINGITFSTKTNKFCYLVFKNNKLNIVSDLNINTVFKKLKIIFENPKIIKITENLKLQYFILFFLKIKICNIYFDTMLELHLFKYNKLSYDLTSVFITNNIFKYSQYEQLLENSNESINLDKIYSSKTTSLNHIKKIIKKSYFIFKTHIHIFPLIKKNKVIFNLYHNIDLPLVKTLFQMELNGVLIDCNLLKSFSKIITKKLIKLEKEAYMLSGIIFNLSSTKQIQKIFLKKKLFVVKNNKKFSTNKKVLLTLSKYDPLPKIILKYRSLRKLQSTYINKLPKMVRKDSKRIHTSYYQTITNTGRLSSKNPNLQNIPIDKKKEKNIRTAFIAPKNFIIMSADYSQIELRIIAHLSNDRALVHAFNTGKDIHSITASDLFHVNVNSVTFEQRKIAKTINFSVIYGISAFGLAQKLDIDIVAAEKYINLYFKKYNGVYKYIEKIKIFAARKGYVRTIDKRKLYIRNIQSSNKNYQKAAERVAVNAPIQGTAADIIKKAMIYVNNDLDQYFSKHAGMIMQVHDELVFEIRKEKSFYIAKHIQKIMESCANLNVPLKVNIKIGKNWNSVL encoded by the coding sequence ATGAAAAATATACATCAAAGAAGTTTAATTTTAGTAGATGGAACGTCTTGTCTTTATCGGGCATATTATGCTTTTCCATTTTTTTTTAATTCGAAAGGAAAGCCATCAGGAGCTATTTATGGAGTCTTAAATATAATTCGAAGTTTATTTTTAAATTATAATCCATATACAATGATTATTGTTTTTGATTCTTCTAGAAAAAACTTTCGTAAAAAATTGTATAAAAAATATAAAAAAAATAGATTATCTATGCCTGAAAATTTAAAACTGCAAATTAATCCTTTATATCAAGTTATTGAATATCTTGGTATTCCTTTAATAATTGAATCTAATGTAGAAGCAGATGACGTTATCGGAACATTATCAAAAATAGCAGAACAAGAAAATTTTTCTGTTCTTATTAGTAGTAATGATAAAGATATGGCTCAATTAGTTAATAAAAATATTTCGATTATAGATAACTCGAAAAAGTGTGTTTTAGGACCTAAAGAAATAAAAAAAAAATATGGTGTTAAAGCAGAATATATAAACCATTTTTTAGCATTAACAGGAGATGTTTCAGACAATATACCTGGAGTTTCTGGAATAGGAAAAAAAACAGCATTAGTTTTAATAAATAAATTTAAAAGTATAAAAAACATTTATAAAAATCTTAAAAAAATTCAAGAACTACCATTAAGAGGAAAGATAAGAATTCAAAAGAATTTAAAAAAATACCAAAAAATTGCTTTTTTATCACTTAAATTAACAACAATTAAACTAAATGTTTATTTGAAAGACAAAATAGAAAATATGGTATTATTAAAACCAAAAATTAAATTATTATTACATTTCTTTAATTACTACGAATTTAGCTATTTGCATAAATTTTTTTTAGAAAATAAATGGTTCGTTCCGAATAATCATAATTGTATAGTCAAAAAAAAAGAAAATTATGAAAAATATGAAAAAAATTATTTTAATAATATGATTTTAGATAAAAAAAAATTTGAAATGTGGTTAAGTAAATTTAAAGAAAATAAAAAATTTTCTTTTTTTTTCGATTTAAATTATATAAACGAAACAGTTTTTGATATTAATGGAATAACATTTTCTACAAAAACAAATAAATTTTGTTATTTAGTTTTTAAAAATAACAAATTAAATATTGTTAGTGATCTTAATATAAACACAGTCTTTAAAAAATTAAAGATTATATTCGAAAATCCAAAAATTATAAAAATAACAGAAAATTTAAAACTGCAATATTTTATCTTGTTTTTTTTAAAAATAAAAATATGCAACATATATTTTGATACAATGTTGGAATTACATTTATTTAAATATAATAAATTATCGTATGATCTGACAAGTGTTTTTATTACAAATAATATTTTTAAGTATTCTCAATACGAACAATTGTTAGAAAATTCCAATGAATCAATAAACTTAGATAAAATTTATTCTAGTAAAACTACATCGTTAAATCATATAAAAAAAATAATAAAAAAAAGTTACTTTATATTCAAAACTCACATACATATATTTCCTTTGATAAAAAAAAATAAAGTTATATTTAATTTGTACCATAACATTGATTTACCACTAGTAAAAACACTTTTTCAAATGGAATTAAATGGGGTATTAATAGATTGTAATTTACTAAAATCATTTTCTAAAATTATAACTAAAAAATTAATCAAATTAGAAAAAGAAGCTTATATGCTTTCTGGAATAATATTTAATTTATCATCTACAAAACAAATTCAAAAAATTTTCTTAAAAAAAAAACTATTTGTTGTTAAAAACAATAAAAAATTTTCTACTAATAAAAAAGTATTATTGACATTATCTAAATATGATCCTCTTCCTAAGATTATATTAAAATACCGTAGTTTAAGAAAGTTGCAATCTACTTATATAAATAAACTTCCTAAAATGGTTAGAAAAGATTCAAAAAGAATACATACTTCTTATTATCAAACTATTACAAATACTGGAAGACTATCTTCAAAAAATCCTAATTTACAAAATATTCCTATTGATAAAAAAAAAGAAAAAAATATTCGAACAGCATTTATAGCACCAAAAAATTTTATAATCATGAGTGCTGATTATTCACAAATAGAACTAAGAATTATAGCTCATTTATCAAACGATAGAGCTTTAGTTCATGCTTTTAATACTGGAAAAGATATACATAGTATAACTGCATCAGATTTATTTCATGTAAACGTTAACTCAGTAACATTTGAACAAAGAAAAATAGCTAAAACAATTAATTTTTCTGTAATATATGGTATTAGTGCTTTTGGATTAGCACAAAAACTAGATATTGATATTGTGGCTGCTGAAAAATATATTAATTTATATTTTAAAAAATATAATGGCGTATATAAATATATAGAAAAAATTAAAATTTTTGCAGCAAGAAAAGGTTATGTAAGAACAATAGATAAACGAAAGTTATATATTCGAAATATACAATCTAGTAATAAAAATTATCAAAAAGCTGCTGAAAGAGTTGCTGTAAACGCTCCTATTCAAGGTACAGCTGCAGACATTATAAAAAAAGCTATGATATATGTTAATAATGATTTGGATCAATATTTTTCAAAACATGCAGGAATGATAATGCAAGTTCATGATGAATTAGTATTTGAAATAAGAAAAGAAAAATCTTTTTATATTGCTAAGCATATACAAAAAATTATGGAATCATGTGCAAATTTAAACGTACCTTTAAAAGTTAATATAAAAATAGGAAAGAATTGGAATTCAGTTTTATAA
- the typA gene encoding translational GTPase TypA — protein MNKKLRNVAIIAHVDHGKTTLLDKLLQQSGVFQDHEETTERVMDSNVLEKERGITILAKNTSIIWKEYRINIIDTPGHADFGGEVERVLSMVDSVLLVVDALDGPMPQTRFVTQKAFKHNINPIVVINKIDRENSRPDWVLDQIFDLFVSLKASDKQLDFPIIYTSALLGVAGTDYLNMEKNMNPLFKAIIKYVPKPSISNNPFFQMQISQLGYDNYLGTIGIGKIQSGSVKPNQKVVVIDNNNCTRIGKINTVLGYLGLKRNEIKLAKAGDIIAITGIDNLLISNTICDPDNIQAMPILKVDEPTVKMFFCVNTSPFCGKEGKNVNSRQIIARLRREIKYNVALQVEETIDANVFCVSGRGELHLSILIENMRREGFELEVSRPTIIFKFINNVEHEPFESLIIDIESKYQGIIMKNIGEKKGELKNIFSDDTHRVRLEYIISSRSLIGFRTEFMNITCGTGLFYSAFSHYEKIQKNKTIQRRNGVLISNKTGKATAFALFNLQERGKLFLEHGDVVYEGQIVGIHNRTNDLTVNCLTGKKLTNMRASGSDEAIVLTPPVKLTLEQSLAFINDDELVEITPISIRLRKKNLTESKRKQAIRKNKIS, from the coding sequence ATGAATAAAAAACTAAGAAACGTTGCTATTATTGCTCATGTAGATCATGGAAAAACAACATTGTTAGATAAATTATTGCAACAATCTGGTGTATTTCAAGATCATGAAGAAACTACAGAAAGAGTTATGGATTCTAATGTATTAGAAAAAGAAAGAGGAATTACTATTCTTGCTAAAAATACTTCGATTATATGGAAAGAATATAGAATAAATATAATAGATACTCCTGGACATGCAGATTTTGGTGGTGAAGTAGAAAGAGTTCTATCTATGGTTGATTCAGTACTATTAGTTGTAGATGCTCTTGATGGTCCTATGCCACAAACAAGATTTGTTACTCAAAAAGCATTTAAACATAATATTAATCCTATAGTAGTAATAAATAAAATAGACAGAGAAAATTCGCGTCCTGATTGGGTATTAGATCAAATATTTGATTTGTTTGTAAGTTTAAAAGCTTCTGATAAACAATTAGATTTTCCAATTATTTACACTTCTGCTCTATTAGGTGTCGCTGGTACCGATTACTTAAATATGGAAAAAAATATGAACCCTTTATTTAAGGCAATTATAAAATATGTTCCGAAACCATCTATAAGTAATAATCCTTTTTTTCAAATGCAAATTTCACAATTAGGATATGACAATTACTTAGGAACAATCGGTATTGGAAAAATACAATCAGGAAGTGTAAAACCTAATCAGAAAGTAGTAGTCATTGATAATAATAATTGTACTAGAATAGGAAAAATTAATACAGTTCTTGGATATTTAGGTTTAAAAAGAAATGAGATAAAATTAGCAAAAGCAGGCGATATTATAGCTATTACTGGAATTGATAATTTGTTAATTTCTAATACAATATGTGATCCTGATAATATTCAAGCAATGCCGATTTTAAAAGTTGATGAACCTACTGTAAAAATGTTTTTTTGTGTAAACACTTCTCCTTTTTGCGGAAAAGAAGGGAAAAATGTTAATTCTCGTCAAATTATTGCCCGTTTAAGAAGAGAAATAAAGTATAATGTAGCTTTGCAAGTAGAAGAAACTATAGATGCTAATGTTTTCTGTGTTTCTGGAAGAGGAGAATTACATTTATCTATATTAATTGAAAATATGAGAAGAGAAGGGTTTGAATTAGAAGTATCTCGTCCAACTATAATATTTAAATTTATTAATAATGTTGAGCATGAACCATTTGAATCTCTCATTATAGATATTGAATCAAAATATCAAGGTATTATTATGAAAAATATAGGAGAAAAAAAAGGAGAATTAAAAAATATTTTTTCAGATGATACACACAGAGTTAGATTAGAATACATTATTTCTAGTAGATCTTTAATAGGTTTTAGAACTGAATTTATGAATATAACATGTGGTACAGGATTATTTTATTCCGCTTTTAGCCATTATGAAAAAATTCAGAAAAATAAAACAATACAAAGAAGAAATGGAGTTTTAATTTCTAATAAAACTGGAAAAGCTACAGCATTTGCTTTATTTAATTTACAAGAAAGAGGAAAATTGTTTTTAGAACATGGAGATGTAGTATATGAAGGGCAAATCGTAGGAATACATAATAGAACAAATGATTTAACAGTAAATTGTTTAACCGGTAAAAAACTCACTAATATGAGAGCATCTGGATCTGATGAAGCTATTGTTCTAACACCTCCTGTAAAATTAACTTTAGAACAATCGTTAGCTTTTATTAATGATGATGAATTAGTTGAAATAACTCCTATTTCTATTCGATTAAGAAAGAAAAATTTAACTGAAAGCAAAAGAAAACAAGCAATACGTAAAAATAAAATTTCATAA
- the yihA gene encoding ribosome biogenesis GTP-binding protein YihA/YsxC, which produces MNYNYENTKFLTSTLKVPSKNLNSWTEIAFFGYSNSGKSSSINALINKKNLARIGKTPGSTKTINFFQVSTNLKLVDFPGYGYSTIQKKIKNKLMLELTKYIKTNKNLKGLINIMDIRHPLKNFDLFFIKKAFENNVPVLVLLNKSDKITLNSQKTRIVKIREKLSLKHNNIDIILFSALKKTGIDYLKKKIDYWYKN; this is translated from the coding sequence GTGAATTATAATTATGAAAATACAAAATTTTTAACCAGTACATTAAAAGTTCCTTCTAAAAATTTAAATTCTTGGACGGAAATTGCTTTTTTTGGTTATTCAAATTCTGGAAAATCTAGTTCAATAAATGCATTAATCAACAAAAAGAATTTAGCTCGTATTGGAAAAACTCCAGGAAGTACAAAAACAATTAATTTTTTTCAAGTATCAACTAATTTAAAATTAGTAGATTTTCCTGGATATGGTTATTCAACTATTCAAAAAAAAATAAAAAATAAACTAATGTTAGAACTCACTAAGTATATTAAAACCAACAAAAATTTAAAAGGTTTAATTAATATTATGGATATTAGACATCCGTTAAAAAATTTTGATTTATTTTTTATAAAAAAAGCTTTCGAAAATAATGTTCCTGTATTAGTTCTATTAAATAAATCAGATAAAATTACATTAAATTCTCAAAAAACAAGGATAGTAAAAATAAGAGAAAAACTATCTTTAAAACATAATAACATAGATATAATTTTATTTTCTGCTTTGAAAAAAACTGGTATTGATTATTTAAAAAAAAAAATAGATTATTGGTATAAAAATTAA